A part of Paludisphaera rhizosphaerae genomic DNA contains:
- a CDS encoding TlpA family protein disulfide reductase, translating to MTTLAAILLLASSLPAQASDSLEARCDALYREFADAQRKWSEASHRGTPGESGTPRPDGAAFARKFLAMAKEHPDDPAAALALSRAMCVDPFGASWGETLDAIEAKHVASPEIGPVLSTISFDLTRPKVEPFLRRVMQENPSAEVRADAALALAEHLRRIARQSKDLREHPGLFEREGLTAADRDVMSRVRDRDGEALRREVEQILELVTRDYAGVVYDESRKLTYADRARTLLHEIRDLTVGKPAPEITGVDSQGRPMKLSEHRGKVVALIWWASWCAPCMAMVPHERELAERYKDRPFVILGVNGDEDAARMRSQIQEQRVSWRSWADGGPEGPISTAWNVKSWPTVYVLDPDGVIRYKGGMDEKALDRAVEALMTRRD from the coding sequence ATGACGACTCTGGCCGCGATTCTTCTCCTGGCATCGTCGTTGCCCGCGCAAGCGTCGGATTCGCTGGAGGCTCGTTGCGACGCCCTCTACCGGGAATTCGCCGACGCCCAGCGGAAGTGGTCCGAGGCTTCGCATCGGGGGACGCCGGGCGAAAGCGGGACGCCGAGGCCGGACGGCGCGGCGTTCGCCCGAAAGTTCCTGGCGATGGCGAAGGAGCATCCGGACGACCCCGCCGCTGCGCTTGCGCTGTCGCGGGCGATGTGCGTCGACCCGTTCGGGGCTTCGTGGGGCGAGACGCTCGATGCGATCGAGGCGAAGCACGTCGCGTCGCCGGAGATCGGCCCCGTCCTCTCCACGATCTCGTTCGACCTCACGCGGCCGAAGGTCGAACCTTTCCTGCGGCGGGTCATGCAGGAGAATCCCTCGGCGGAAGTCCGGGCCGACGCCGCCCTGGCGCTCGCCGAGCACCTCCGGCGCATCGCCCGGCAATCGAAGGATCTCCGCGAGCATCCCGGGCTCTTCGAGCGCGAGGGGCTGACCGCGGCCGACAGGGACGTCATGAGCCGCGTTCGCGACCGCGACGGCGAGGCTCTGAGACGCGAGGTGGAGCAGATCCTCGAACTCGTCACACGCGACTACGCCGGCGTCGTGTATGACGAGAGTCGCAAGCTCACCTACGCCGATCGCGCCCGGACGCTGCTCCACGAGATCCGCGACCTGACCGTCGGCAAGCCCGCGCCCGAGATCACGGGCGTCGACTCCCAGGGTCGGCCGATGAAGCTGAGCGAACATCGAGGCAAGGTCGTCGCCCTCATCTGGTGGGCCTCGTGGTGCGCCCCCTGCATGGCGATGGTCCCCCACGAACGCGAACTGGCCGAGCGCTACAAGGATCGACCGTTCGTGATCCTCGGGGTCAACGGCGACGAGGACGCGGCCCGGATGCGGTCGCAGATCCAGGAGCAACGCGTCTCCTGGCGCTCCTGGGCCGACGGCGGCCCTGAGGGACCGATCTCGACCGCCTGGAACGTGAAATCCTGGCCCACCGTCTACGTCCTCGACCCCGATGGCGTCATCCGATACAAGGGCGGGATGGATGAGAAAGCCCTCGACCGAGCCGTGGAAGCCCTGATGACGCGCCGCGACTGA
- a CDS encoding sulfatase-like hydrolase/transferase: protein MRLIYGFLTAWCLSATVAAAADRPNILWLSCEDLSPHHIGCYGGKNATTPAIDGLAKRGVRYTAVHTNAGVCAPSRTGIITGMMPTSLGANGMRSKAKVPPFAKGFPTSLRAAGYYCTNNVKTDYNLAGFEAGWNEVSKNAHWRNRQEPGQPFFAVFNFEITHESHVFADPAKYAKDTAELKPAERPDPNSLDVPPIYPDEPDVRRDQADLHELATVMDRRVGERLKELEADGLLDNTIVFFWSDHGDGLPRAKRWLYDSGTLVPMVVSIPEKFRVDGQGAPGTTDGRLISGLDFGPTVLNLAGVAVPGHMQGQPFLGAKLPAPRQYVYGARDRMDERYDCIRSVRDARYLYVRNYMPWKAYSQPLNYAEQEQTMQALRRLAAENKLPPQCAWFAATGKPEEELYDCDADPWQQHNRIDDPALAELRDRLRREQEDWTYRTRDVHLLPEPLFAAAEKALGSRWAVLEGNAGLERLKAIRHAAIAGGESDLSSPDEAVRYWAVQRLGSRGALDAIEPSLKDASPVVRITAASWIGKGGRADQALPVLTAELKNTEPWTVVAALTALDEMGEAARPALGALDSIIDKEENYTARLLMSLHERLDPKR from the coding sequence ATGCGGCTGATCTACGGCTTCCTCACGGCATGGTGCCTCAGCGCGACCGTCGCGGCGGCGGCTGATCGGCCGAATATCTTGTGGCTTAGCTGCGAGGACCTCAGCCCGCATCACATCGGCTGCTACGGCGGCAAGAACGCAACCACGCCGGCGATCGACGGCCTGGCGAAACGCGGGGTGCGGTACACGGCGGTCCACACGAATGCGGGAGTCTGCGCTCCATCGCGGACAGGGATCATCACCGGGATGATGCCGACCTCGCTGGGTGCGAACGGAATGCGGAGCAAGGCGAAGGTCCCCCCCTTCGCGAAAGGCTTCCCAACGTCGCTCCGCGCCGCGGGGTATTACTGCACCAACAACGTGAAGACCGACTACAACCTCGCCGGCTTCGAGGCCGGCTGGAACGAGGTCAGCAAAAACGCCCACTGGCGCAACCGTCAGGAACCGGGTCAGCCGTTCTTCGCCGTCTTCAATTTCGAGATCACCCACGAGTCCCACGTCTTCGCCGATCCTGCGAAGTATGCGAAGGACACGGCAGAGCTGAAGCCGGCCGAGCGGCCCGACCCGAACTCGCTGGACGTGCCGCCGATCTACCCCGACGAACCGGACGTCCGCCGCGATCAAGCCGACCTTCACGAGTTGGCGACCGTGATGGACCGCCGCGTCGGCGAGCGGCTGAAGGAGTTGGAAGCCGACGGCCTGCTCGACAACACCATCGTCTTCTTCTGGAGCGACCACGGCGACGGCCTTCCCCGCGCCAAGCGCTGGCTCTATGACAGCGGCACGCTCGTTCCGATGGTCGTCTCCATCCCCGAGAAGTTCCGCGTCGACGGCCAAGGCGCTCCGGGGACTACCGACGGCCGGCTCATCAGCGGGCTCGATTTCGGGCCGACTGTACTGAACCTCGCCGGAGTCGCCGTCCCCGGCCACATGCAGGGCCAGCCTTTCCTGGGGGCGAAGCTCCCCGCGCCCCGGCAGTACGTCTACGGGGCTCGTGACCGCATGGACGAGCGGTACGACTGTATCCGGAGCGTCCGCGACGCCCGCTACCTCTACGTCCGCAATTACATGCCGTGGAAAGCCTACAGCCAACCGCTCAACTACGCCGAGCAGGAGCAGACGATGCAGGCCCTCCGCCGGCTGGCCGCCGAGAACAAGCTCCCTCCGCAATGCGCCTGGTTCGCCGCGACCGGCAAGCCCGAGGAAGAGCTTTACGACTGCGACGCCGACCCCTGGCAGCAGCACAACCGGATCGACGACCCCGCGCTGGCGGAGCTTCGCGACCGACTCCGCCGCGAGCAGGAGGACTGGACGTACCGCACTCGCGACGTCCATCTGCTGCCCGAACCGCTGTTCGCCGCCGCCGAGAAGGCCCTGGGTTCGCGCTGGGCGGTTTTGGAGGGGAACGCCGGCCTGGAGCGGCTCAAGGCCATCCGCCACGCCGCGATTGCAGGGGGTGAATCCGACCTCTCCAGCCCCGATGAGGCCGTCCGTTACTGGGCCGTCCAGCGGCTGGGCTCGCGTGGCGCTCTCGATGCGATTGAGCCCAGCCTGAAAGACGCTTCGCCCGTGGTGCGAATCACCGCCGCGTCGTGGATTGGAAAGGGCGGTCGGGCCGATCAGGCTCTTCCCGTCCTCACGGCCGAGTTGAAGAACACCGAACCCTGGACGGTCGTCGCCGCGCTCACCGCCCTCGACGAGATGGGGGAAGCCGCTCGCCCGGCCCTGGGGGCCCTCGACTCGATCATCGATAAGGAAGAGAATTACACGGCCAGGCTGCTGATGAGCCTGCACGAACGGCTCGACCCGAAGCGCTGA
- a CDS encoding HD domain-containing protein has protein sequence MDLPSLTQALEAAFDRLPEDRDAGHGIHHARRVRDNAMRIADREGGDRLVLVAAAYLHDLVSPPKNSPDRKRASAMSAEAAEPVLRDLGFDEEKVAAVQHAIHAHSFSAGVEPTTVEAKILQDADRLEALGAIGVARTFYTAGLMGSDMFDADDPFAVRRPLNDNQFALDHFAAKLMKLPATMQTNAGRDLAEERLGVMHAFLGAIAEELGVHPAWR, from the coding sequence ATGGACCTGCCATCGTTGACGCAAGCCCTCGAAGCCGCCTTCGATCGCCTGCCCGAAGACCGTGACGCCGGCCACGGCATCCATCACGCACGTCGGGTGCGAGACAACGCCATGCGGATCGCCGACCGCGAGGGGGGCGACCGCCTGGTGCTTGTCGCGGCGGCCTATCTGCACGATCTGGTCAGCCCGCCCAAGAACTCGCCCGATCGCAAGCGGGCGTCGGCGATGTCGGCGGAGGCGGCCGAGCCGGTTCTGCGGGATCTGGGCTTCGACGAGGAGAAGGTCGCCGCCGTGCAGCACGCGATCCATGCCCACAGCTTCTCCGCGGGCGTCGAGCCGACCACGGTGGAGGCGAAGATCCTGCAAGACGCCGACCGGCTGGAGGCCCTGGGAGCGATCGGCGTGGCCCGAACGTTCTACACGGCGGGCCTGATGGGATCGGACATGTTCGACGCCGACGACCCGTTCGCCGTCCGTCGTCCGCTGAACGACAACCAGTTCGCGCTGGACCACTTCGCCGCCAAGCTCATGAAGCTCCCCGCGACCATGCAGACCAACGCCGGCCGCGACCTGGCCGAGGAACGCCTGGGCGTCATGCACGCCTTCCTCGGGGCCATCGCCGAGGAGTTGGGCGTCCACCCGGCCTGGCGATAG
- a CDS encoding polysaccharide deacetylase family protein has translation MGFLDRVTNKRAMLAQGLAATGAARALEALGGRRAAVFTYHRVAEPGEGNPYYDNVVSATPEGFRAQMAMVRDRFRVVGPEDLIDDHDDERPRAVVTFDDGYRDNFDAALPILDELGVPATFFIPTDHLERPRLPWWDHLAYIVKSSKLDRFEVERAPGDPRPIVVERADGDRSAAVMTLIRPVLTGEVADRDAFLQRLEAAARVDVDSPALGRELFMTWEHLRKLVDAGHTIGSHAHGHVALGSLDDRSARRELALSRTILEAAVKRPVRTVAYPYGWPGAVSDRTFRLASDVGYRIGFTSFEGIVRPGFDPLAVPRLNVGCGDTTAMLRSRAALWGAFGRSWL, from the coding sequence TTGGGTTTTCTGGACCGGGTGACGAACAAGCGGGCGATGCTGGCTCAGGGGCTGGCGGCGACGGGCGCGGCGAGGGCGCTGGAGGCGCTGGGGGGGCGTCGGGCGGCGGTGTTCACGTATCATCGCGTCGCCGAACCGGGGGAGGGGAATCCGTATTATGACAACGTCGTCTCGGCCACGCCCGAGGGCTTCCGCGCTCAGATGGCGATGGTCCGTGATCGGTTCCGCGTCGTCGGACCGGAAGATCTGATCGACGATCACGACGACGAACGGCCTCGCGCGGTGGTGACCTTCGACGACGGCTACCGCGACAACTTCGACGCTGCGCTGCCGATCCTCGACGAACTCGGCGTCCCGGCGACGTTCTTCATCCCCACCGACCACCTCGAACGCCCCCGGCTGCCCTGGTGGGACCATTTGGCTTATATCGTCAAGTCTTCAAAACTTGATCGATTCGAGGTCGAACGCGCTCCGGGCGACCCGCGGCCGATCGTCGTCGAGCGAGCCGACGGGGATCGCTCGGCGGCGGTGATGACCCTCATCCGCCCGGTGCTGACCGGCGAGGTCGCCGACCGTGACGCTTTCCTGCAACGCTTGGAAGCGGCCGCCAGGGTGGACGTCGATTCTCCCGCCCTCGGCCGCGAGCTGTTCATGACGTGGGAGCACCTGCGGAAGCTCGTCGACGCGGGCCACACGATCGGCTCGCACGCCCACGGTCACGTCGCGCTGGGAAGCCTCGACGACCGTTCCGCCCGCCGTGAGCTGGCGTTGTCGCGCACCATCCTGGAGGCCGCGGTGAAACGGCCGGTACGAACCGTCGCCTATCCTTACGGCTGGCCGGGGGCCGTGTCCGACAGGACGTTTCGTCTGGCCTCGGACGTCGGCTACCGCATCGGATTCACCTCGTTCGAGGGGATCGTCCGACCTGGCTTCGACCCGCTCGCCGTCCCCCGCCTGAACGTCGGTTGCGGCGACACCACCGCCATGCTCCGCTCCCGCGCGGCCCTTTGGGGAGCGTTTGGCCGATCGTGGCTGTAA
- a CDS encoding DUF434 domain-containing protein, which translates to MPDTRKHRGPGPGDREWFGESARPALVVATAEFSWLLSRGYAEPSALKLVGDRHRLVERQRSAVLRCAASDAAVADRRSRQVEPGDLRGQPIRIDALNVILTLECALGGGVVLGARDGCFRDLASVHGTYRRVEETRPGLEIAARLLRAWGVGPCTWLLDAPVSNSGRLAALIREVDPSFIAEVVPDPDPILMLPGPAVATADSGVLDRCGPWLNLARLLVEAAVPEAFVVDLRTPGS; encoded by the coding sequence GTGCCCGATACAAGGAAGCATCGCGGCCCCGGGCCGGGGGATCGGGAGTGGTTCGGCGAGTCGGCCCGACCGGCGCTGGTGGTCGCGACGGCCGAGTTTTCGTGGCTGCTCTCGCGGGGGTACGCGGAACCGTCGGCGTTGAAGCTGGTGGGGGACCGCCACCGCCTGGTGGAGCGACAGCGATCGGCCGTGTTGCGGTGCGCGGCCTCGGATGCGGCCGTGGCCGATCGGCGGTCGCGTCAGGTCGAGCCGGGCGACCTGCGGGGCCAGCCGATCCGGATCGACGCCCTGAACGTGATCCTGACGCTGGAGTGCGCCCTTGGCGGCGGCGTGGTGCTGGGGGCTCGCGACGGCTGCTTCCGCGACCTGGCGAGCGTCCACGGCACGTATCGCCGCGTCGAGGAGACACGCCCGGGCCTGGAGATCGCCGCCAGGCTTCTGCGAGCCTGGGGCGTCGGCCCTTGCACGTGGCTGCTGGACGCCCCCGTCTCCAACAGCGGCCGGCTCGCCGCCCTGATCCGCGAGGTCGACCCATCTTTCATCGCCGAGGTCGTCCCCGATCCCGACCCGATCCTGATGCTTCCCGGCCCCGCCGTCGCCACCGCCGACTCCGGCGTCCTGGACCGCTGCGGCCCCTGGCTGAACCTGGCCCGGCTGCTCGTGGAGGCGGCCGTCCCCGAGGCCTTCGTCGTCGATCTCAGAACGCCTGGGAGTTGA
- a CDS encoding SDR family oxidoreductase yields the protein MQITGNTILITGGGSGIGRALAEAFHARGNQVVVAGRRAEVLDEVVAANPGMKALTLDVDDGDAIKGFAERAVREFPSLNVLLNNAGIMKLEQLTSSPGDLDDAEKTVVTNLLGPIRLTAALLPHLMKQPRSAVMNVTSGLAFVPLAIFPTYCATKAALHSYTMSLRRQLQGTSVEAIEIAPPYVQTHLTGDHQANDPRAMPLDEYIAEVMSILERDPAVAEVVVERCKPLRFAAENGKLAEMFEALNSQAF from the coding sequence ATGCAGATCACGGGAAACACGATCCTGATCACCGGGGGCGGGTCGGGGATTGGGCGGGCGCTCGCGGAGGCGTTCCACGCCAGGGGGAACCAGGTCGTCGTCGCCGGCCGTCGCGCCGAGGTGCTGGACGAGGTCGTCGCGGCCAACCCCGGCATGAAGGCGCTGACGCTCGACGTCGACGACGGGGATGCGATTAAGGGGTTCGCCGAACGAGCCGTGCGCGAGTTCCCCTCGTTGAACGTCCTGCTGAACAACGCGGGGATCATGAAGCTGGAGCAGTTGACGTCGTCCCCCGGCGACCTGGACGACGCCGAGAAGACGGTGGTCACGAACCTCCTGGGCCCCATTCGCCTGACAGCGGCCCTCCTGCCCCACCTGATGAAGCAGCCGAGATCGGCCGTGATGAACGTCACATCCGGGCTGGCGTTCGTGCCGCTGGCGATCTTCCCGACCTATTGCGCGACCAAGGCGGCGCTCCATTCCTACACAATGTCGCTCCGCCGACAGCTCCAGGGGACGAGCGTCGAGGCGATCGAGATCGCGCCCCCCTACGTCCAGACGCACCTCACCGGCGATCACCAGGCGAACGACCCTCGCGCCATGCCGCTCGACGAGTACATCGCCGAGGTCATGTCGATCCTCGAACGCGACCCGGCAGTCGCGGAGGTCGTCGTCGAGCGTTGCAAGCCCCTCCGGTTCGCCGCCGAGAATGGCAAGCTGGCCGAGATGTTCGAGGCCCTCAACTCCCAGGCGTTCTGA
- a CDS encoding winged helix-turn-helix transcriptional regulator, with amino-acid sequence MAREVGRPPEEVDPEIEALVREIIGRVADKWTMLILEALEERGTLRFTEIARHVEGISQKMLTKTVRQMERDGLITRTVFPVVPPRVEYALTNLGRSLGEAFCGVWIWAESHRDQIQEARRAFDG; translated from the coding sequence ATGGCCAGGGAAGTCGGACGCCCTCCCGAAGAGGTCGACCCGGAGATCGAGGCGCTCGTCCGCGAGATCATCGGCCGCGTCGCCGACAAATGGACGATGCTCATCCTGGAAGCCCTTGAGGAGCGCGGGACGCTCCGATTCACCGAGATCGCCCGCCACGTCGAGGGGATCAGCCAGAAGATGCTCACGAAGACCGTCCGTCAGATGGAGCGCGACGGCCTCATCACCCGCACCGTTTTCCCCGTCGTCCCTCCCCGAGTCGAGTACGCCCTGACAAACCTCGGCCGCAGCCTCGGCGAAGCGTTCTGCGGCGTCTGGATCTGGGCTGAGAGCCACCGCGACCAGATCCAGGAGGCGCGGAGGGCCTTCGACGGGTGA
- a CDS encoding efflux RND transporter periplasmic adaptor subunit, with translation MGVISTAGIGASFRLLAAASTVAAGSWWALAGVGRSSSLVSVETTIVQRMPLETRLVVGGDLLSVKETALKCEVEDVADVGGVAVVSLIENGARVKKGDELCRLDSSAHEEKARKAEIAVNEAQAARDQALAALEVAKVALIQYEQGETRTETSDYERRIALGKSDLALLAKRLDWTEEMVAKGYTSSGQLLSERQELEKAKHELTKAEGEYKLFREFKAPKEIVSLRSKVASAEHAYRLEEEKLAIQKQRLEHLRRQVANCVIRAPQDGVAVHDWRSKWFPIRPGALVYEGQDLLKIPDLSRMEVEVAIHETVGARVKAGMPAVVSIDAIPGRTFSARVASILPMPVADWKAWDERMRQYIARVRMDDTPPGLLPLMSARVEIDTGKLPDALAIPVHAMSHIAEESACYVASPQGLSRRAIKTGRSTPDYIEIVSGLEEGEQVAVDFAEAEAVANRSTKR, from the coding sequence ATGGGCGTGATATCGACGGCGGGGATCGGGGCGTCGTTCCGGCTTTTGGCCGCGGCGTCGACGGTGGCCGCGGGGTCCTGGTGGGCCCTCGCGGGGGTGGGGCGTTCGTCGTCCTTGGTCTCGGTCGAGACGACGATCGTGCAGCGGATGCCGCTGGAAACCCGGCTGGTGGTGGGGGGCGACCTGCTGTCGGTCAAGGAGACGGCGCTGAAGTGCGAGGTCGAGGACGTCGCCGACGTGGGGGGCGTCGCCGTCGTGAGCCTCATCGAGAACGGGGCCCGGGTGAAAAAGGGGGACGAACTCTGCCGGCTGGACTCCTCGGCGCATGAGGAGAAGGCCCGGAAGGCGGAGATCGCCGTGAACGAGGCGCAGGCGGCTCGCGACCAGGCCCTGGCGGCGCTGGAGGTCGCGAAGGTCGCCCTGATCCAGTACGAGCAAGGAGAGACCCGGACGGAGACCAGCGACTACGAACGTCGGATCGCGCTGGGGAAGTCAGACCTCGCCCTGCTCGCCAAGCGGCTGGACTGGACCGAGGAGATGGTCGCCAAGGGTTATACCTCATCGGGCCAACTCCTGAGCGAGCGTCAGGAGTTGGAGAAGGCGAAGCACGAATTGACGAAGGCGGAGGGTGAGTACAAGCTTTTCCGCGAGTTCAAAGCGCCCAAGGAGATCGTTTCGCTCCGAAGCAAGGTCGCCTCCGCGGAGCACGCATACCGGCTTGAAGAGGAGAAGCTGGCGATCCAGAAGCAGCGGTTGGAGCATCTTCGGCGACAGGTCGCAAACTGCGTCATCCGCGCGCCACAAGACGGCGTGGCCGTCCACGACTGGCGGTCCAAGTGGTTTCCCATCCGCCCCGGCGCACTCGTCTACGAGGGCCAGGACCTGCTCAAGATCCCCGACCTCTCGCGGATGGAGGTCGAGGTCGCGATCCATGAGACGGTCGGCGCCCGGGTGAAGGCCGGCATGCCGGCGGTGGTGAGCATCGACGCGATCCCCGGCCGGACCTTCTCCGCCCGAGTCGCCTCCATCCTCCCCATGCCTGTCGCCGACTGGAAGGCGTGGGACGAGCGCATGCGCCAGTACATCGCCCGCGTCCGAATGGACGACACGCCCCCCGGGCTGCTTCCCCTGATGTCCGCCCGCGTGGAGATCGACACTGGCAAGCTTCCCGACGCCCTCGCCATTCCCGTCCATGCGATGTCGCATATCGCCGAGGAATCCGCCTGCTACGTCGCCTCGCCCCAAGGCCTGTCGCGGCGAGCCATCAAGACGGGACGATCAACGCCCGACTATATCGAGATCGTCTCCGGGCTGGAGGAGGGCGAGCAAGTCGCCGTCGACTTCGCCGAAGCCGAGGCGGTCGCGAACCGGTCGACGAAGCGATAG